The segment GGAGAAAATTTATGTTAATGACAATGAAATTGAGGAAGAGTTAAAGAATATTGCCACTCAAACGCATCAATCTTTTGAAAAAGTGAAGAACACATATGAAAATTCTGATCTTAAGGAAAAATTGAGAAGAAGTTTATTGATGGAAAAAACGCTTGACTTTTTGATTAATAAAGCTATAATTAAATATAAAGAGGATTCCTAATGTATTTGATTCCCTTTGTTGTAGAGCAAGATGGGCGTGGAGAAAGGTCATACGACATTTATTCTCGACTTTTAAAAGATAATATAATATTTATTGGCTCGCCCATCGATGATAATGTAGCAAATGTTGTAATAGCTCAATTATTGTTTTTAGAAGCGGAAGACCCTGAAAAGGATATATATCTTTACATAAACAGTCCTGGAGGCTCAATCACATCTGGTCTGGCCATATATGATACAATGCAATTTGTAAAGCCTGATGTGGCAACTATATGTATAGGACAGGCAGCAAGTATGGCAGCAGTATTACTTTCTGCAGGAGCTGGGGGAAAAAGGTCATCGCTTCCTAATTCAAGAATAATTCTCCATCAGCCTTTTGGAGGTGTTCATGGACAGGCATCAGATATCGCCATTCATGCTCAAGAGATATTAAGACTCAGAGAGAGATTGAATGAAATTCTCATGAAGCACACAGGTCAGCCAAAAGAAAGGATAATGTCTGATATAGATAGAGATTTTATAATGATGCCAGAACAAGCAAAAAATTACGGCATAATTGATAATGTAATCTATAAAAGAGAATAAGTTTCACGCATATAAAGGAAATAAATGAGAGAAAATGGGAGAGAGGAAGAATTAAGGTGTTCTTTCTGCAGTAGACCTCAAAGTCAAATTCAAAGGATGATCTCAGGTCCAGGAATATATATATGTGAAAAATGTGTTGAAATGGCCCACAATATGATCGAAGCGGAAAAATTAAGGGATCAGAAATCATATTTTAAGAGAAATTTTCCCACCCCGTATGAAATAAAAGCATCCCTTGACGAATATGTCATAGGGCAGGAAAAGGCCAAGAAAAAGCTTTCAGTTGCTGTGTATAATCATTATAAAAGAATAAAATTGGCTA is part of the Acidobacteriota bacterium genome and harbors:
- the clpP gene encoding ATP-dependent Clp endopeptidase proteolytic subunit ClpP, with translation MYLIPFVVEQDGRGERSYDIYSRLLKDNIIFIGSPIDDNVANVVIAQLLFLEAEDPEKDIYLYINSPGGSITSGLAIYDTMQFVKPDVATICIGQAASMAAVLLSAGAGGKRSSLPNSRIILHQPFGGVHGQASDIAIHAQEILRLRERLNEILMKHTGQPKERIMSDIDRDFIMMPEQAKNYGIIDNVIYKRE